The following are from one region of the Advenella mimigardefordensis DPN7 genome:
- the rseP gene encoding RIP metalloprotease RseP → MLSSIVFFIITISIVVAFHELGHYLAARVCGVYVERFSLGFGKVLLSRRDRHGTEWVISALPLGGYVKPQAEPEAGAMGRPGRGAMSEKSPWQRMLIFAAGPAFSLLLGILIYSVMYMAGSNVPKAILGAPENGTPAQVAGVKKGDQVVGVNGTTIHSWTQLQQQLLEPMILGQSVTLQLRAQNNTDRDVTIALLPAPKDLEGVNLSRLNGLDIDAPPPVAAQVIAGGAGEAAGIKQGDVIMQAGSRVEPDARAFIEEIERNGGQRVPLVVLRDGQRLTLDVTPRPTQGTDGVSQGKIGVALQSGYPMTFVRYGVFESVALATTRTLDTAWFSVKMLGKMLIGQVSWKNISGPVTIADYAGKSASLGLERFVEFIALITISIGVLNLIPIPGLDGGQMLFAFFEILRGRPLPAFVQEKGLAVGYMLLLALMVVAFLNDVMRITG, encoded by the coding sequence ATGCTCTCCAGTATTGTATTTTTCATCATTACGATCAGTATCGTCGTTGCTTTTCATGAATTGGGGCACTATCTGGCCGCAAGAGTGTGCGGCGTGTATGTGGAGCGGTTTTCGCTGGGCTTTGGTAAGGTGCTGCTTAGTCGACGCGACAGGCATGGCACCGAATGGGTTATTTCGGCGCTGCCGCTGGGTGGGTACGTCAAGCCGCAGGCCGAACCCGAGGCGGGCGCCATGGGCCGGCCGGGTAGGGGAGCCATGAGTGAGAAGTCGCCCTGGCAGCGTATGCTGATTTTTGCAGCAGGGCCTGCCTTCAGCCTGCTGCTGGGCATTCTTATTTATTCTGTCATGTATATGGCAGGCAGTAATGTGCCGAAGGCAATACTGGGCGCGCCGGAAAATGGAACGCCGGCGCAGGTCGCGGGTGTGAAGAAAGGAGATCAGGTGGTCGGCGTCAATGGTACCACCATCCATTCCTGGACCCAATTGCAGCAGCAGTTGCTGGAGCCCATGATTCTGGGGCAGTCTGTCACCTTGCAGCTGCGTGCTCAGAACAATACCGATAGAGATGTGACGATTGCCTTACTGCCGGCGCCTAAGGATCTTGAAGGGGTGAATTTGTCCAGACTGAACGGACTGGATATTGATGCGCCGCCCCCCGTAGCAGCGCAGGTGATTGCCGGCGGTGCCGGCGAGGCAGCCGGAATAAAACAGGGTGATGTCATTATGCAGGCAGGCAGCCGCGTGGAGCCGGATGCTCGGGCGTTTATCGAAGAAATCGAGCGAAACGGCGGGCAGCGGGTGCCCCTGGTTGTGCTGCGCGATGGTCAGCGCCTCACCCTGGACGTCACGCCTCGCCCGACGCAGGGCACGGATGGCGTATCGCAGGGTAAGATCGGCGTAGCGCTGCAGTCCGGGTATCCAATGACATTCGTACGCTACGGCGTATTTGAAAGCGTGGCGCTGGCTACGACACGTACACTCGATACTGCCTGGTTTTCGGTAAAAATGCTGGGCAAAATGCTCATAGGCCAGGTGTCCTGGAAGAATATCAGCGGACCGGTCACCATTGCCGATTATGCCGGCAAGTCTGCCAGTCTGGGGCTGGAGCGATTCGTGGAGTTCATCGCCCTCATCACCATCAGTATCGGTGTACTTAATCTGATTCCTATCCCCGGTCTGGATGGTGGGCAAATGCTATTTGCGTTTTTCGAGATCCTGCGGGGCCGTCCCTTGCCGGCATTTGTGCAGGAGAAGGGGCTGGCGGTGGGCTATATGCTGCTGCTGGCTCTGATGGTCGTGGCATTTCTCAATGATGTTATGAGAATTACCGGGTAA
- the bamA gene encoding outer membrane protein assembly factor BamA produces MSLRQLSSMKKKAIPALVAMLILPQASFAFAPFVVQDIQVRGLRSTDPATLFNYVPARVGKQFTEAEATDSVKRLFATGLFNDVNISTRNRIVYVDVVERPVISSVTFDGMKAFDSKTITETLSGVGFGAGRAYDEALLERAKNEIRSQYVSKGHYGTEVTSAITPLPNNRVGISFNVQESGISRIRDIHFVGNEAFSEGTLRDQMDMTTPGYMTWYTGTDKYSREKLDTDTENIRKYYLDRGYLDFSMDSPQVNITPDREDISINLTVNEGKPYKLRKVQLAGNLMGLNNELQALIVPKPGETYSEERAKETTDAIKNYLGGLGYAFANVNANPVTDKETQEADLTFFVDPGRRVYVNRIDIGGNVRTRDEVIRREMRQQEAGWYDENRLSQSKDRINRLGYFNSVDVTQMPVAGTDDQVDVNVDVKEKPTGLINLGVGYGTTDKLSFTAGISQENIFGSGTDLGLQVNTSKRYRNISLTHTDPYWTTSGISRTTSLYYRTETPLNYNVEQDEDSYRTRTIGLGMNFGVPISENDRIILGATFENSKIKLPSEDSGYLIPKAYRDFVDDYGESTNVLMLNLGWRKDTRDNALAPTRGYLSSVQGTLGVGDLKYYMLSAQQQYYLPLGKDYTLAFNLSADYGRSLSKDKPFPVIKNIYAGGIGSVRGYEGASLGARDPVSGDYLGGSTRVVGNVQLYLPFPGTHNDRSLRWFVFADAGRIGTTGKSTCTTGNADEGGIVEDPCGWRYSAGVGLSWQSPLGPLEISYAHPIRPKPGDNKQKFQFQIGTSF; encoded by the coding sequence ATGTCTTTGAGACAGCTTAGTTCAATGAAAAAGAAAGCGATCCCGGCTCTGGTCGCAATGCTCATTCTTCCGCAGGCATCTTTTGCATTTGCACCATTCGTGGTGCAGGATATTCAGGTAAGGGGTTTACGCAGTACTGATCCGGCAACCCTGTTCAATTACGTTCCGGCCCGTGTGGGCAAACAGTTTACAGAAGCAGAAGCGACAGACTCGGTCAAGCGGCTTTTTGCTACCGGGCTGTTCAATGACGTCAATATTTCCACGCGCAATCGGATTGTGTACGTAGATGTGGTAGAACGTCCGGTCATTTCATCGGTCACGTTCGATGGCATGAAGGCCTTTGATAGCAAAACCATTACCGAAACACTGTCGGGCGTGGGCTTCGGCGCAGGGCGCGCATACGATGAAGCCCTGCTTGAACGAGCCAAAAACGAAATTCGGTCGCAATATGTTTCAAAAGGTCATTATGGCACAGAAGTCACTTCAGCAATTACGCCATTGCCCAATAACCGGGTCGGCATCAGCTTCAATGTGCAGGAAAGCGGTATCTCGCGTATTCGTGACATCCATTTTGTAGGCAATGAAGCCTTCTCCGAAGGCACGTTGCGCGATCAGATGGACATGACCACACCCGGCTATATGACCTGGTATACGGGCACGGATAAATATTCGCGTGAAAAACTGGATACGGATACGGAAAATATTCGCAAATATTACCTGGATCGCGGCTATCTGGATTTCTCCATGGATTCGCCACAGGTCAATATCACCCCCGATCGTGAAGATATATCGATCAACCTGACCGTCAATGAAGGCAAGCCTTATAAATTGCGCAAGGTGCAACTGGCGGGTAACCTGATGGGGTTGAATAATGAGCTGCAGGCATTAATCGTACCTAAGCCCGGTGAAACATATAGTGAAGAACGGGCGAAAGAAACGACCGATGCCATCAAGAACTATCTGGGTGGCCTGGGGTACGCGTTTGCCAACGTAAATGCCAATCCGGTAACCGATAAGGAAACCCAGGAAGCCGATCTGACCTTTTTTGTCGACCCCGGTCGTCGCGTATATGTAAACCGTATCGATATTGGCGGTAACGTGCGCACGCGTGATGAAGTCATCCGACGCGAAATGCGCCAGCAGGAAGCCGGCTGGTACGATGAAAACCGTTTGTCCCAGTCCAAGGACCGGATCAATCGTCTTGGTTATTTCAACAGCGTCGACGTGACACAGATGCCGGTTGCCGGTACCGACGATCAGGTTGATGTGAATGTGGACGTCAAGGAAAAGCCGACCGGCCTGATCAATCTCGGTGTCGGTTATGGTACGACAGACAAACTGTCATTTACTGCCGGTATCAGCCAGGAAAATATTTTTGGTTCCGGCACCGATCTTGGTTTGCAGGTAAACACCAGTAAACGCTATCGTAATATCAGCCTGACCCATACCGATCCGTACTGGACAACCAGCGGCATCAGTCGCACCACTTCGCTGTACTATCGTACCGAAACGCCGCTTAACTATAACGTTGAGCAGGATGAGGATTCCTATCGCACCCGCACTATCGGCCTGGGAATGAACTTTGGAGTACCCATTTCCGAGAATGACCGGATCATCCTGGGTGCAACCTTCGAAAACAGCAAAATCAAGTTACCAAGCGAAGATTCCGGCTATCTGATTCCTAAGGCCTATCGGGACTTTGTGGATGATTATGGCGAGTCTACTAATGTCCTGATGCTCAATCTGGGCTGGAGAAAAGACACCCGTGACAACGCGCTGGCGCCAACGCGCGGTTATCTGAGCTCCGTACAGGGTACATTGGGCGTAGGTGATCTGAAATATTACATGTTAAGTGCGCAGCAGCAGTATTACCTCCCTCTGGGCAAGGACTATACGCTGGCCTTCAATCTGAGTGCCGACTATGGCCGCTCACTGTCTAAAGACAAGCCGTTCCCGGTCATCAAGAACATTTATGCCGGTGGTATTGGCTCGGTACGTGGCTATGAGGGCGCTTCTCTGGGTGCCCGCGATCCGGTTTCAGGCGATTATCTTGGCGGTTCAACCCGGGTGGTTGGTAATGTCCAATTGTATCTGCCGTTCCCTGGTACACATAATGACCGTTCATTGCGCTGGTTTGTCTTTGCCGATGCTGGCAGGATTGGCACAACAGGGAAGTCAACCTGCACGACCGGTAATGCTGATGAAGGTGGAATTGTCGAGGATCCATGCGGCTGGCGCTATTCGGCTGGTGTAGGTTTGTCCTGGCAGTCCCCGCTGGGGCCACTGGAAATTTCCTAT
- the frr gene encoding ribosome recycling factor encodes MSISELQKSAESRMNKSLDTLKTNLSKIRTGRATAGILDHVSVDYYGSAVPVSQVAAVNVVDARTLSVQPWEKQMAGPIEKAIRESDLGLNPVSMGDSIRVPMPALTEDRRRDLVKVIKNEGEDAKVAVRNLRRDANDGFKKLLKDKDISEDDDRRAQDVIQKLTDRFVAEIDKIVAQKEAEIMTV; translated from the coding sequence ATGAGTATCTCCGAATTGCAGAAATCGGCTGAGAGCCGTATGAACAAATCACTGGACACGCTGAAAACGAATTTGTCCAAAATTCGCACCGGTCGTGCCACTGCCGGCATTCTCGATCACGTTTCTGTGGACTATTATGGTTCTGCCGTACCTGTCAGCCAGGTGGCGGCAGTCAATGTGGTCGATGCCCGCACCCTGAGCGTTCAGCCCTGGGAAAAGCAGATGGCTGGCCCTATTGAAAAGGCAATTCGTGAATCCGACCTGGGTCTCAATCCGGTGTCCATGGGAGATAGCATCCGCGTTCCTATGCCCGCCTTAACAGAAGATCGTCGTCGTGATCTGGTAAAAGTGATCAAAAACGAAGGCGAAGACGCCAAGGTGGCGGTCCGCAATCTGCGCCGTGATGCGAACGACGGCTTTAAAAAATTGCTCAAGGATAAAGACATTTCCGAGGACGACGACCGTCGCGCCCAGGATGTCATCCAAAAGCTCACCGATCGCTTCGTTGCTGAAATCGACAAGATCGTTGCGCAGAAAGAAGCTGAAATCATGACGGTTTGA
- the dxr gene encoding 1-deoxy-D-xylulose-5-phosphate reductoisomerase, producing the protein MQNITIFGATGSIGDSTLDIVRRHPDRFSVYALSAQRRMQKLAQLALEFGAKVVIVPDVAAVDVFRANWPAHQALPEIRMGERGLCETARDPETDCVVAAIVGIAGLASAFEAAQAGKRILLANKEALVAAGSLFMQTVQAHNAQLLPVDSEHNAIFQCLQNGREQQHIQRLILTASGGPFRNTAIEELEHVTPEQACRHPNWSMGQKISVDSATMLNKGLEVIEAHFLFGLPADRIDVVIHPESTVHSMVEFIDGSLLAQLGNTDMRIPISYVMGYPERIDSNTPAFDLRKLQQLNFSLPDFGRFPCLKLAFEALRAGQAECIALNAANEIAVAHFLQGGLRFTQIAQVIEQALNWQSGQDSAIGHIDDVFQLDLLVRERARAFLPASV; encoded by the coding sequence ATGCAGAATATTACGATTTTCGGAGCAACCGGCTCGATTGGTGACAGTACGCTTGATATTGTGCGCCGCCATCCAGATAGGTTCAGTGTGTATGCACTTAGCGCCCAGCGACGTATGCAGAAGCTGGCGCAGCTTGCGCTTGAGTTTGGGGCCAAAGTTGTGATCGTTCCCGACGTTGCTGCGGTTGATGTGTTTCGCGCGAACTGGCCTGCCCATCAGGCGCTGCCAGAGATCAGGATGGGCGAACGGGGGCTGTGCGAAACAGCCCGGGATCCAGAAACCGATTGTGTGGTGGCGGCGATTGTAGGCATCGCCGGCCTGGCATCGGCATTTGAGGCGGCGCAGGCGGGCAAGCGTATTTTACTGGCCAACAAAGAGGCGTTGGTTGCTGCGGGTTCGCTGTTTATGCAAACGGTACAGGCCCATAACGCGCAGTTATTGCCTGTGGATAGTGAACACAATGCCATTTTCCAGTGCCTGCAAAATGGCCGGGAACAACAGCACATACAGCGGCTTATTCTTACTGCCTCGGGCGGCCCGTTTCGGAATACGGCTATAGAGGAACTGGAGCATGTGACGCCGGAACAGGCCTGTCGTCATCCTAACTGGAGTATGGGGCAGAAAATATCCGTAGATTCGGCTACCATGCTCAATAAAGGCCTGGAAGTGATTGAGGCGCATTTTCTGTTCGGCTTGCCTGCCGACAGGATCGATGTCGTTATTCATCCGGAAAGCACCGTCCACTCCATGGTCGAGTTTATTGATGGGTCTCTATTGGCCCAACTGGGTAATACGGATATGCGCATCCCGATCTCTTATGTAATGGGATATCCGGAGCGCATCGATAGCAATACGCCTGCCTTTGATTTGCGCAAGCTGCAGCAACTGAATTTTTCGCTTCCCGATTTTGGGCGGTTTCCCTGTCTGAAACTGGCGTTTGAAGCGTTACGTGCAGGCCAGGCCGAATGCATTGCCCTGAATGCAGCCAATGAGATCGCTGTCGCTCATTTCCTGCAAGGAGGGCTGCGTTTTACCCAAATCGCCCAAGTGATTGAGCAGGCGCTGAACTGGCAAAGCGGTCAGGACAGCGCTATCGGTCACATTGATGATGTTTTCCAGCTAGACCTCCTGGTTCGCGAACGCGCCAGGGCGTTTTTACCTGCTTCAGTCTGA
- the uppS gene encoding polyprenyl diphosphate synthase — translation MKSSSTLCVPETGSIPRHIAIIMDGNGRWATRRFMPRTAGHAKGVQAVRRVVEYCGANGIDYLTLFAFSSENWRRPQEEVSLLMKLFVQALEKEVSRLNSNNVRLRVVGDLSPFEPYLQKLIRDAEAVTNGNSGLTLTIAANYGGRWDILQAFRKMLQAHPELAQETEQVSEQMLNEYLCMHWAPEPDLFIRTGGESRISNFLVWQLAYTELYFTDCYWPDFGAKDMDRAIEWYRGRERRFGRTSAQISDDSPSA, via the coding sequence ATGAAATCAAGTTCCACACTCTGCGTTCCGGAGACCGGCAGCATACCCAGGCACATCGCCATTATCATGGATGGCAACGGGCGCTGGGCAACCCGCCGGTTCATGCCCCGAACGGCCGGGCATGCCAAAGGGGTGCAGGCGGTACGAAGGGTGGTGGAATATTGCGGTGCCAACGGCATTGACTACCTGACCTTGTTTGCATTCAGTTCAGAAAACTGGCGCAGGCCGCAGGAAGAGGTGTCGCTGCTCATGAAGCTCTTTGTGCAGGCGCTGGAAAAGGAAGTGTCTCGCCTGAACAGCAATAATGTCCGGCTGCGGGTCGTGGGTGATCTGTCGCCGTTCGAGCCTTATTTACAGAAACTGATCCGGGACGCTGAAGCCGTGACCAATGGCAATAGCGGCCTGACACTGACCATTGCGGCCAACTACGGCGGCCGCTGGGATATCCTGCAGGCATTTCGCAAAATGTTGCAGGCTCATCCGGAACTGGCCCAGGAGACAGAGCAGGTATCCGAGCAAATGCTCAATGAATATCTGTGCATGCACTGGGCGCCGGAACCCGACCTGTTTATCCGTACAGGCGGCGAAAGCCGTATTTCCAATTTTCTCGTCTGGCAGCTTGCCTATACCGAATTGTATTTTACCGACTGTTACTGGCCTGATTTCGGTGCCAAAGACATGGATCGGGCCATAGAGTGGTATCGTGGGCGGGAACGCCGATTTGGCCGGACCAGCGCGCAAATTTCGGATGATTCCCCGTCCGCCTGA
- a CDS encoding phosphatidate cytidylyltransferase, whose amino-acid sequence MLLQRIITAVVLLIVLLLVTVFLPPVSFRVFIAIASAIAMWEWLRLTATASAARMIALVYLIAAGWVAISGFDDIAVVGPGAAIPGAPWAGWMGQMATAVAALGALFWTVVVPFILSRADTQRTAASTLISLAAIIIVGGSALALAMLHQQHGAWFIFSFLAVIWCADTFAYFGGKHFGGAKLAPAISPGKTRSGAICGLVAAVIWMLATMFIEGSFAAYVHQYFPAVVVLLVGAVLAIYSMIGDLFESLIKRRAGVKDSSNLLPGHGGFWDRFDSILSVTPLVLALWMLIRHYY is encoded by the coding sequence ATGTTATTGCAGCGCATCATTACTGCGGTCGTTCTGTTGATCGTTCTGTTGCTGGTTACCGTGTTTTTGCCACCAGTCAGTTTTCGCGTTTTCATTGCCATCGCCAGTGCGATTGCTATGTGGGAATGGCTGCGCTTAACCGCTACGGCCAGCGCGGCCCGAATGATTGCCCTTGTTTATCTGATTGCGGCCGGATGGGTAGCGATCTCCGGGTTTGATGATATAGCGGTAGTCGGACCCGGTGCCGCAATTCCAGGGGCGCCATGGGCTGGCTGGATGGGGCAGATGGCCACTGCTGTTGCTGCATTGGGCGCGCTGTTCTGGACTGTGGTGGTGCCCTTTATTCTGAGTCGTGCTGATACGCAGCGTACAGCGGCGAGTACGCTCATCAGCTTGGCTGCTATCATTATCGTTGGCGGCAGCGCGCTGGCGCTGGCCATGCTGCACCAACAACATGGGGCCTGGTTCATTTTCTCGTTTCTGGCCGTTATCTGGTGCGCAGACACCTTCGCCTATTTTGGCGGCAAGCATTTCGGCGGAGCCAAACTGGCGCCTGCCATCAGTCCGGGCAAAACCCGATCTGGTGCGATCTGCGGTTTGGTTGCGGCGGTTATCTGGATGCTGGCCACCATGTTTATCGAAGGCAGTTTTGCAGCGTACGTGCACCAGTATTTTCCCGCTGTTGTGGTGTTGTTGGTGGGTGCGGTGCTGGCTATCTATTCCATGATCGGCGATTTGTTTGAATCGCTGATCAAGCGCCGTGCCGGCGTCAAGGATTCAAGCAATCTGCTGCCTGGGCATGGTGGCTTCTGGGACCGGTTTGATTCGATCCTCTCGGTTACGCCGCTGGTGCTTGCCCTGTGGATGCTGATCCGGCATTATTATTAA
- the pyrH gene encoding UMP kinase — protein sequence MSSKYKRVLLKLSGEALMGEDAYGINRSTINRMTGEIAEVSRMGVELAIVIGGGNIFRGVAPGAQGMDRATADYMGMMATVMNALALQDALKGHGVVTRVQSALNIDQVIEPYIRPKALRYLEENKVVIFAAGTGNPFFTTDTAAALRGAEIGAEIVLKATKVDGVYSADPNKDPTATRYSRISFDEVITRRLEIMDATAFALCRDQKLPIKVFSINKPGALARAVCGEDEGTLVHV from the coding sequence ATGAGCAGCAAATACAAACGTGTGCTTTTAAAACTTTCGGGTGAAGCATTAATGGGCGAAGACGCCTACGGAATCAACCGCAGTACCATCAATCGCATGACCGGTGAAATTGCCGAGGTTTCGCGTATGGGCGTGGAGCTGGCCATTGTCATTGGTGGCGGTAATATTTTCCGCGGTGTTGCGCCCGGCGCACAGGGCATGGACCGTGCAACCGCTGACTACATGGGTATGATGGCTACCGTCATGAATGCGCTGGCGTTGCAGGATGCACTCAAAGGGCACGGCGTCGTCACCCGCGTACAATCTGCCCTGAATATCGACCAGGTCATCGAGCCGTATATCCGCCCCAAGGCGTTGCGCTATCTGGAAGAAAACAAAGTTGTCATATTTGCAGCAGGCACCGGCAATCCCTTTTTCACAACTGACACGGCTGCCGCATTGCGAGGCGCAGAAATTGGAGCAGAGATCGTCCTGAAAGCAACCAAAGTTGACGGTGTGTATTCAGCTGACCCCAATAAAGATCCCACTGCGACCCGCTATTCCCGTATCAGCTTCGACGAAGTGATTACGCGTCGCCTGGAAATTATGGATGCCACGGCGTTTGCGCTGTGTCGCGACCAGAAACTGCCCATCAAGGTGTTTTCCATCAACAAACCCGGGGCGCTTGCCCGCGCGGTTTGCGGTGAAGATGAAGGCACGCTCGTACACGTATAA